The stretch of DNA GCGAAGGACGTATCGACGTTGCTCAACTCGTAAACAAAGTATGCCGAGTTAGCGCTGCCGGCCGACACATTGAAGGAGAACGACCCCATATCGACGGGGTCGTAGAAGTAGAAGAGCGACGTCCGGCCGTCCTGAACGAAGCCGTCGGCAGTGGCCCCACCGAACTGGATGCCGGAGGGCGTGTAGGTGTTGTCGATGTAGGTGCCGAAGACGAGCGCGTTGCCAGACCCTTGGAGCGTGTAGTCGATGCTCCCGGCCCCGCCGGACGAGTCATAGATGCCGCTGTCCGTTCCGGACACGATGATGACGGCCTGTGCAGCCGTCGCGCACAAGACCAGGCAAAGCAGAAAAGCCGATGTCGCTTTCATCAGTTGAACCCTGCTGCATCAGAGGAGAGGTGTAGATCAACGTAGAGAAGCCGCGGGATGAGAAGGAGAAGCTGAAGAGCGCCCTGCGGCGCCCATTCATCGAGCCGAATCCAGTCGCTGAAGTTGGAAGCGTCAGCGCTACGCCTTCCGCCCATGAGCCGGGCCTCTGAGGGTCAGAGCAGAAGTGGCGGCGCTGTCACTTTATTGGCAGCGTTTCGTAGTTTGAACAAACATCGGAGGAGCAAACTCGGCGACGGGCGCGTAGAATTCGGCCACCCCTACCGGTTATTCGCAACGTTATCGCCGTGAAACCATAGTGTCAACTTAATTTAGAGGAAAAATGGCACCGCTGGCAATTCGACTCAGAACTCGCCTCGGCGCCCAGTTTTCCTCTCCGATAGAGGCGTCAGCCATCGATACCGTCGGCGACGCGAACAAATCGCTCACCGAAGACAGAACACACAGCTTGCCGTCTCGCCATCAACCTTGGTTTTTGGGGACTAGTAACTGCTTGGCTCCGCTCTCGATCGCAACTTCGCCTGCACCGTCAGACCTTCGTTGAAGGGATCGCCAGCCGTGCGATCTCAGTGAATTAGCGGCCGGTATCTCATAACTGCGTGCAACGCCTCACGTCGCTTGCATTGAAGTCGGATTTCGCGATTGACCATCGAAAGAAGAGCCGGCATCCCCACTCGAGCCGTTGAAGCGCGAATGCTTGACGCCAACTGCCAACATAACCACTTCGCCGGCGTCCGCCCGTGTGCGAATGCGCAAAAGAATGTAGGTAAACAGCAAGCAAAAGGTGGCGCTCAGAAGCGGTCCCTGCGCTGATCTAGCGAACGGTTTGTCGAGGCCTTGGACGGCGAAATCCAAAAGGAGGCATGCGCGCCAATCGCCTTCGCTCAACCGGTAGACATAGCCTCACACCGCGGTCGATCGATCGCTTCGCGTCCGCCTCGCCTCAAGCGATCGCAGCGGACGACAGCTGCAACAAGTACCGAGGGCCTAGCCAAGCGTGGCCAACGCCTGCCCATTGGCGACTTGCTGCCCCACCTCAACCCCGATCGAACGCACCACACCGTCTTGGGGCGCATTTACACGGACCTCCATCTTCATCGCCTCGAGCACGAGGATCGGCTCGCCGGCGCGGACCTGGTCGCCCGGATGCGCAAGGATTCGGAGCACCACTCCGGGCATCTGTGCTGCGACTTCCGTCACGTCTTCAGAGGGGACCGGCTCGGGCGCGTCGGACTTGTCCACCATGTCAACGTCGTAGACGCGTCCGTCGACCGTCACACGCTGACCATCCACCCGTACGTCAAAGCGCTTGCCGCCGATTCGAAGGGCGAAGTCGCCCGGATGGTCGACCGTCGTCGCGCCAGTGGCCTTCTTATCGATCTTGCGGATGCCGAGGGTCGCCTCACCCTTCAGGAAAGCGAGGCCTTTGTCCTTGCAGGTGGCGATGATGAAGAGATTCTCGTCCGTCTCCGCCAACCCGTGCTGTTGGAGCAGCTTGCGTGCCGGTTCGACGCCTTTGTTGGGGTCGGCGTCGTTCAGCTCAAGCGGTGGGCGGGAGGTCGGCTCAATGCCCAACTGCTCCGACGCCAGGGCGATAACCTTGGGGTCCGGTGGGACCGGCGTCTTTCCGAAATAGCCGAGGACCATCTTCCCATACGGCTCCGCGATCTTCTCCCAGGCTCCGAACATGACGTTGTTGAACGCCTGTTGGAAGTAGAACTGCGAGACCGGCGTAACCGAAGTGCCATAGCCGCCGCGGCGGACGACGTCGCTCATGGCGTGAATCATCTCCGGGTAGCGGTCCATGACGCCGTTATCCCGCAGCATCTGCGTGTTCGCCGTTAGGGCGCCGCCCGGCATCGGACTCCAGGGGATCAGGGGTTCGACGGCAACCGCCTCGGGCGGAAGGAAATAGTCCTTCATGCAATCCTTGAAGACCCCCTCCGCTTCGCGGACCTTGTCGATATCGACGTCGAGCTCGAAGCGACTGCCGCGAAGGGCGTGCCACATCACCAGCACGTCGGGCTGGCAAGTCCCTCCCGAGCAGGGCGCAAGCGACAGGTCGATGGCGTCGGCGCCAGCCTCCAATGCGGCCATGTAGGCCTGCACGCTGACGCCGGCCGTTTCGTGGGTGTGGAAATGGATGTACGTGTCGGCCGGCAGCACCTTGCGGGCGCGCTTGATCGTCTCGTGGACTTTGGACGGCACGGCCGTGCCAGAGGCGTCCTTGAAACAGACCGAGTCGTAGGGGATCTCGGCGTCGAGGATCTGTTGGAGCACGCCGGCGTAGAAGTCGG from Botrimarina mediterranea encodes:
- a CDS encoding biotin/lipoyl-containing protein — protein: MAKKIDFMCTAFRDGFQSAYGARVQTADFLPALEAARDAGLNYFEAGGGARFQSLYFYCQEDAFDMMDAFRATVGPDANLQTLSRGVNVVGLESQSSDVIRLHAELFKKHGMTTIRNFDALNDVQNLVYSGRCIVEAGLKHQVVVTMMELPPGCVGAHDADFYAGVLQQILDAEIPYDSVCFKDASGTAVPSKVHETIKRARKVLPADTYIHFHTHETAGVSVQAYMAALEAGADAIDLSLAPCSGGTCQPDVLVMWHALRGSRFELDVDIDKVREAEGVFKDCMKDYFLPPEAVAVEPLIPWSPMPGGALTANTQMLRDNGVMDRYPEMIHAMSDVVRRGGYGTSVTPVSQFYFQQAFNNVMFGAWEKIAEPYGKMVLGYFGKTPVPPDPKVIALASEQLGIEPTSRPPLELNDADPNKGVEPARKLLQQHGLAETDENLFIIATCKDKGLAFLKGEATLGIRKIDKKATGATTVDHPGDFALRIGGKRFDVRVDGQRVTVDGRVYDVDMVDKSDAPEPVPSEDVTEVAAQMPGVVLRILAHPGDQVRAGEPILVLEAMKMEVRVNAPQDGVVRSIGVEVGQQVANGQALATLG